A region of Toxorhynchites rutilus septentrionalis strain SRP chromosome 1, ASM2978413v1, whole genome shotgun sequence DNA encodes the following proteins:
- the LOC129762058 gene encoding DNA damage-regulated autophagy modulator protein 1 → MSNLYLLPISVFLLFNFTFIGTYIAAVLQGHVVPTVPYISDAATYSPESCVFGQLISVGCVLLGITIYVRYRQVQELGLRHTDIQRAVERINAPAFWVGMGSCLGVSIVGNFQETNVRPAHYVGAFLAFGMGTIYYWMQAYISYYLQPYIGSLMKAHIRLAISVICTVFFIVVAVTGIISHILFNGTDPRKWYPSDGGWEYHVASSISEWIVATAFCFYILTFTDEFRVMQLDHPPLIFIQVDETLNYEPVIEEPVDSVS, encoded by the exons ATGTCCAATCTTTACCTACTTCCCATCTCAGTTTTCCTGCTGTTCAACTTTACCTTCATCGGAAC TTACATCGCTGCAGTTCTGCAGGGCCATGTGGTACCGACGGTGCCGTACATAAGCGATGCCGCCACATACTCGCCGGAGAGTTGCGTCTTTGGGCAGCTGATTAGCGTGGGATGTGTTCTGT TGGGAATCACTATTTACGTGCGCTACCGACAAGTTCAGGAACTTGGCCTACGACACACGGATATTCAACGAGCGGTTGAGCGTATAAACGCACCGGCTTTCTGGGTCGGAATGGGGTCCTGTCTGGGAGTGAGTATCGTAGGAAACTTCCAGGAAACTAATGTCAGACCGGCGCATTATGTTGGAGCGTTTCTGGCGTTCGGTATGGGAACCATTTATTATTGGATGCAG GCATACATTTCCTACTATTTACAACCTTACATTGGTTCGTTGATGAAAGCCCACATTCGACTGGCAATTTCGGTGATTTGCACCGTATTTTTCATTGTTGTAGCCGTGACGGGCATCATATCGCATATCCTGTTCAATGGAACTGATCCGCGCAAATGGTACCCCTCGGATGGAGGCTGGGAATATCACGTGGCAAGTTCAATCTCCGAGTGGATTGTAGCGACGGCCTTTTGCTTTTACATTCTCACGTTCACCGACGAATTTCGCGTCATGCAGCTGGACCATCCACCG TTGATTTTCATCCAAGTGGATGAAACGCTCAATTACGAACCGGTGATCGAGGAGCCAGTAGACTCCGTTTCGTGA